The following are encoded in a window of Sphaerisporangium siamense genomic DNA:
- a CDS encoding aminotransferase class V-fold PLP-dependent enzyme, with product MSVVTDLTTPSSSSPVPSGDPESPLGARSRIPAVVGADLEVPVKGGRLVRYANFDYAASAPCLEPVSAAVAAALPAYSSVHRGAGYASQLTTARYEQARHTVRAFAGARPGDAVVFTRNTTDATNLLARCLPEGTTVVVFETEHHASLLPWADAVRLAPPAFPGEAVRAADEALAAIDGPKLLVVTAASNVTGELWPIAALAHIAHRHGARVLVDAAQLVPHRRLNLTALDLDYVAFSGHKLYAPFGAGVLIGRSDWLTAADPYLRGGGASRNVAGGAAEGAPLATEWSDDAEQRHEAGTPNVLGAVALAAACDALSATGWTSLVKEEERLIGLLREGLAKIDGVHELSLWGPGHPRVGIVSFVVDGWSAREVAEALSSEYGIGVRDGRFCAHPFVRHLLGEAGRLDDGTCADGTAGAVRASIGIGTTEEHVRRLVAALTELVSRR from the coding sequence TTGTCCGTCGTCACCGACCTGACCACCCCTTCCAGCTCGTCCCCCGTTCCCTCCGGTGACCCGGAGTCCCCGCTCGGCGCGCGCTCCCGCATCCCCGCGGTGGTCGGCGCCGACCTGGAGGTCCCGGTCAAGGGCGGCAGGCTGGTCAGGTACGCCAACTTCGACTACGCCGCCAGCGCCCCCTGTCTGGAGCCGGTGAGCGCCGCCGTCGCCGCCGCGCTCCCGGCCTACTCCAGCGTGCACCGCGGCGCCGGGTACGCCTCCCAGCTCACCACCGCCCGCTACGAGCAGGCCCGCCACACCGTCCGGGCCTTCGCGGGCGCCCGCCCCGGCGACGCCGTGGTGTTCACCCGCAACACCACCGACGCGACGAACCTGCTGGCCCGCTGCCTGCCCGAGGGCACCACCGTCGTGGTCTTCGAGACCGAGCACCACGCGTCCCTGCTGCCCTGGGCCGACGCCGTGCGCCTCGCGCCGCCCGCCTTCCCCGGCGAGGCCGTGCGCGCCGCCGACGAGGCCCTCGCGGCCATCGACGGCCCCAAGCTGCTCGTCGTCACCGCCGCCTCCAACGTCACCGGCGAGCTGTGGCCGATCGCCGCGCTCGCGCACATCGCGCACCGGCACGGCGCCCGCGTCCTCGTCGACGCCGCGCAGCTCGTCCCGCACCGCAGGCTCAACCTGACCGCCCTCGACCTGGACTACGTCGCCTTCTCCGGGCACAAGCTGTACGCGCCGTTCGGGGCGGGCGTGCTGATCGGCCGTTCCGACTGGCTCACCGCCGCCGACCCGTACCTGCGGGGCGGGGGCGCCTCCAGGAACGTCGCCGGGGGCGCCGCGGAGGGCGCGCCGCTCGCCACCGAGTGGAGCGACGACGCCGAGCAGCGGCACGAGGCCGGCACCCCGAACGTCCTCGGCGCGGTCGCGCTGGCCGCCGCCTGCGACGCGCTGTCCGCCACCGGCTGGACCTCCCTGGTCAAGGAGGAGGAGCGCCTCATCGGCCTGCTGCGCGAGGGCCTCGCGAAGATCGACGGCGTGCACGAGCTCTCGCTGTGGGGCCCGGGGCACCCGCGCGTCGGCATCGTCTCGTTCGTGGTGGACGGCTGGAGCGCGCGGGAGGTCGCCGAGGCCCTGTCGTCGGAGTACGGCATCGGTGTCCGCGACGGCAGGTTCTGCGCCCACCCCTTCGTCCGCCACCTGCTCGGCGAGGCCGGGCGCCTCGACGACGGCACGTGCGCGGACGGCACCGCGGGCGCCGTGCGGGCCTCCATCGGCATCGGCACCACCGAGGAGCACGTGCGCCGCCTGGTCGCCGCCCTGACCGAACTTGTCTCCCGGCGGTGA
- a CDS encoding TerC family protein has protein sequence MDWVADPTIWIGFLTLVALEIVLGIDNIIFISILAGKLPAEQRDRARKLGLALALLSRLALLLGLSWVVRLTEPLFEVFGHGISGRDLILILGGLFLLGKSVYEIGDSMEGSSGHSGGRAAASFGAVIVQIMLLDVVFSLDSVITAVGMVDELGVMIAAVIVAVLVMLVAARPIGEFVERHPSIKMLALSFLVLIGVVLIAEGFDQHISKGYIYFAMAFSLIVELLNIRVRRKAGRRPVEPRESHEESPEPDTAR, from the coding sequence ATGGATTGGGTCGCCGACCCCACGATCTGGATCGGGTTCCTGACCCTGGTCGCCCTGGAGATCGTTCTCGGTATCGACAACATCATCTTCATCTCGATCCTGGCGGGGAAGCTTCCCGCCGAGCAGCGGGACAGGGCGCGCAAGCTGGGTCTCGCGCTGGCGCTGCTCAGCCGCCTGGCGCTGCTGCTCGGCCTGTCGTGGGTCGTCCGGCTGACGGAACCGCTGTTCGAGGTGTTCGGGCACGGCATATCGGGGCGAGATCTGATCTTGATCCTCGGCGGGCTGTTCCTGCTGGGCAAGAGCGTGTACGAGATCGGCGACAGCATGGAGGGCTCCTCGGGCCACTCCGGCGGGCGGGCCGCGGCCTCCTTCGGCGCGGTGATCGTGCAGATCATGCTGCTGGACGTCGTGTTCTCGCTGGACTCGGTGATCACGGCGGTGGGCATGGTGGACGAGCTGGGCGTCATGATCGCCGCGGTGATCGTCGCGGTCCTGGTGATGCTCGTAGCGGCGCGGCCGATCGGCGAGTTCGTCGAGCGGCACCCGAGCATCAAGATGCTGGCGCTGTCCTTCCTCGTCCTGATCGGCGTCGTGCTGATCGCCGAGGGCTTCGACCAGCACATCTCCAAGGGCTACATCTACTTCGCGATGGCGTTCTCGCTGATCGTGGAGCTGCTGAACATCCGGGTGCGCAGGAAGGCGGGCCGGCGGCCGGTGGAGCCGCGCGAAAGCCACGAGGAGTCCCCGGAACCGGACACCGCGCGCTGA
- a CDS encoding cytochrome P450, with translation MHFDPWNPAFVAHPYDVYRELRDRAPVSYFEPTGQWLVARHGDVNAALRDRRLGRSYLHVASHEEFGREPEPGFQEPFWRVIRAGMLDVEPPVHTRLRRLVSKAFTPRMVEELRPRVRRVARELVAAFVERGGGDLIGEVAEPLPVTVIAEMLGVPESDRHLLRPWSADICGMYELNPSTEVQHTAVRAASEFSDYLSGLAAARRADPGDDLISALAQVADEGDTLTEEELIGTCVLLLNAGHEATVNVTANGWWALFRNPAELERLRADPSLLPTAVEELMRYDTPLQMFERWVLQDVTIGGVDIPKGTEVALLFGSANHDPEVFDDPERLDVGRKDNPHISFGAGIHFCLGAPLARVELIESFGALLAAAPGLELAEEPSWKPNFVIRGLESLKVTI, from the coding sequence GTGCACTTCGACCCATGGAACCCCGCCTTCGTCGCGCACCCCTACGACGTGTACCGCGAGCTTCGCGACCGCGCGCCGGTCAGCTACTTCGAGCCCACCGGCCAGTGGCTGGTGGCCCGGCACGGCGACGTCAACGCCGCCCTGCGCGACCGCAGGCTCGGCCGCTCATACCTGCACGTGGCCTCGCACGAGGAGTTCGGCCGCGAGCCCGAGCCCGGCTTCCAGGAGCCGTTCTGGCGCGTCATCCGCGCCGGGATGCTGGACGTCGAGCCTCCCGTCCACACACGGCTGCGCCGCCTCGTCTCCAAGGCGTTCACCCCTCGCATGGTCGAGGAGCTGCGCCCCCGCGTGCGGCGCGTCGCCCGCGAGCTGGTGGCCGCGTTCGTCGAGCGCGGCGGCGGCGACCTGATCGGCGAGGTGGCCGAGCCGCTGCCGGTGACGGTGATCGCCGAGATGCTGGGCGTGCCCGAGTCCGACCGTCACCTGCTGCGCCCGTGGTCGGCCGACATCTGCGGCATGTACGAGTTGAACCCCTCGACGGAGGTACAGCACACCGCGGTGCGTGCCGCGTCGGAGTTCTCGGACTACCTGTCCGGGCTCGCCGCCGCCCGCCGCGCCGACCCCGGCGACGACCTGATCAGCGCGCTGGCCCAGGTTGCCGACGAAGGGGACACGCTGACCGAGGAGGAGCTCATCGGCACCTGCGTGCTGCTGCTGAACGCCGGGCACGAGGCCACGGTCAACGTCACCGCCAACGGCTGGTGGGCGCTGTTCCGCAACCCCGCCGAGCTGGAGCGGCTGCGCGCCGACCCCTCGCTGCTGCCCACGGCGGTGGAGGAGCTGATGCGCTACGACACCCCGCTGCAGATGTTCGAGCGGTGGGTGCTCCAGGACGTCACCATCGGCGGGGTGGACATCCCCAAGGGGACGGAGGTGGCCCTGCTGTTCGGCTCGGCCAACCACGACCCCGAGGTGTTCGACGACCCCGAGCGGCTGGACGTGGGCCGCAAGGACAACCCGCACATCTCGTTCGGGGCAGGCATCCACTTCTGCCTGGGCGCGCCGCTGGCCCGCGTGGAGCTGATCGAGTCGTTCGGCGCCCTGCTCGCCGCGGCGCCCGGACTCGAACTCGCCGAGGAACCCTCCTGGAAGCCCAACTTCGTCATCCGCGGCCTGGAGTCCCTGAAGGTCACCATCTGA
- a CDS encoding SAM-dependent methyltransferase, which produces MTWREAFRRALYGEDGFYMRERPSGHFRTSVGASPAFAAAVLRLLIRVDAGLGRPDPLDLADVGSGDGALVTEVLRAAEPALARRLRVTAVDLSPRPEGLPGAVAWTPALPEEITGLVFANEWLDNVPLDVAEQTPEGPRLVLVDPGTGEERLDGPPEERDRRWLERWWPLAATGLRAEIGRPRDEAWAGVVARLARGLAVAADYAHPVDNRPPYGTLTGYRDGACVPPIPDGSCDITAHVALDACAAAGERAGAISTTLTTQRHALRDLGVTGRRPPLSLAATDPGGYLRALARASQEAELIDPAGLGGFGWLAQGKP; this is translated from the coding sequence GTGACCTGGCGGGAGGCCTTCCGGCGAGCGCTGTACGGCGAGGACGGGTTCTACATGCGGGAGCGGCCCTCGGGTCACTTCCGCACCTCGGTCGGCGCCTCGCCCGCGTTCGCCGCCGCGGTGCTGCGCCTGCTGATCCGGGTGGACGCCGGCCTCGGCCGTCCCGACCCGCTCGACCTGGCCGACGTCGGATCGGGTGACGGCGCGCTCGTGACCGAGGTGCTGCGCGCGGCCGAGCCCGCCCTCGCGCGGCGGCTGCGGGTGACGGCCGTCGATCTGTCCCCGCGCCCCGAGGGGTTGCCCGGGGCCGTCGCCTGGACGCCCGCGCTCCCGGAGGAGATCACCGGGCTGGTGTTCGCGAACGAGTGGCTGGACAACGTGCCGCTCGACGTCGCCGAGCAGACGCCCGAGGGGCCGCGGCTGGTCCTGGTCGATCCCGGGACGGGCGAGGAGCGGCTGGACGGCCCGCCGGAGGAGCGCGACCGGCGGTGGCTGGAGCGCTGGTGGCCGCTCGCCGCGACGGGCCTGCGCGCCGAGATCGGCAGGCCGCGCGACGAGGCGTGGGCGGGGGTGGTAGCCCGGCTGGCGCGGGGGCTCGCGGTGGCGGCCGATTATGCACACCCTGTGGATAACCGGCCGCCGTACGGCACGCTGACCGGGTACCGCGACGGGGCGTGTGTGCCGCCCATACCCGACGGATCCTGCGATATCACGGCACACGTGGCGCTGGACGCCTGCGCGGCGGCGGGCGAGCGAGCGGGCGCGATATCCACAACGTTGACCACGCAACGACACGCGCTGCGCGATCTCGGGGTCACCGGGCGGCGGCCGCCGCTGAGCCTCGCGGCCACCGATCCGGGCGGCTACCTGCGGGCGCTGGCGCGGGCGTCCCAGGAGGCCGAGCTGATCGACCCGGCGGGCCTCGGCGGCTTCGGCTGGCTCGCCCAGGGCAAGCCATGA
- a CDS encoding Rossmann-like and DUF2520 domain-containing protein, whose translation MRTSDRPGRLAVGVVGAGRVGSVLGAALAQAGHHVTGAAGVSEASGRRAADRLGVPLSRPDDVIRDAELVLLTVPDDVLPGLVSGLATTGADLRGKMLVHTSGAYGLGVLDPATAAGAVPFALHPVMTFTGRDDDLRRVEGCSFGVTAPEALRPVAEALVIEMGGEPVWIPDEDRPLYHAALAGAANHMVTLIAESQELLRKIGVEHPGRMLGPLLGAALDNALRLGLSGLTGPVVRGDAGTVRKHVDALIVAAPEAADAYIALARLTADRALAAGLLKPETAERLLDALGGNTWT comes from the coding sequence ATGCGGACAAGCGACCGCCCGGGGCGCCTCGCGGTCGGCGTCGTCGGCGCCGGGCGGGTGGGCTCGGTGCTCGGCGCGGCGCTCGCCCAGGCCGGGCACCACGTGACGGGAGCGGCCGGGGTCTCCGAGGCCTCGGGCCGCCGGGCCGCCGATCGTCTCGGCGTCCCCCTCTCCCGGCCGGACGACGTCATCCGCGACGCCGAGCTCGTGCTGCTCACCGTGCCCGACGACGTGCTGCCCGGCCTGGTCTCCGGCCTCGCCACGACCGGCGCCGACCTGCGCGGCAAGATGCTCGTGCACACCAGCGGCGCCTACGGGCTCGGCGTGCTCGACCCCGCGACGGCCGCGGGCGCGGTGCCCTTCGCGCTCCACCCGGTGATGACCTTCACCGGCAGGGACGACGACCTGCGCCGCGTCGAGGGCTGCTCGTTCGGCGTCACCGCGCCCGAGGCGCTCAGGCCGGTCGCCGAGGCCCTGGTCATCGAGATGGGCGGCGAGCCGGTGTGGATCCCCGACGAGGACCGCCCGCTCTACCACGCGGCTCTGGCGGGGGCCGCCAACCACATGGTCACGCTGATCGCCGAGTCCCAGGAACTGCTGAGGAAGATCGGGGTGGAGCACCCGGGCCGCATGCTCGGCCCGCTGCTCGGCGCCGCCCTGGACAACGCGCTGCGCCTCGGCCTGTCCGGGCTCACCGGGCCGGTCGTGCGCGGCGACGCGGGCACGGTGCGCAAGCACGTGGACGCGCTGATCGTCGCCGCGCCCGAGGCCGCCGACGCCTACATCGCCCTGGCCAGGCTCACCGCCGACCGCGCGCTCGCGGCCGGGCTGCTCAAACCCGAGACGGCCGAGCGGCTGCTCGACGCGCTCGGCGGCAACACGTGGACATGA
- the panC gene encoding pantoate--beta-alanine ligase — MDVIVAHDRSELLAARAALGIGADGASARPGGQGALALVPTMGALHEGHRALIRLARERAEHVAVSIFVNPLQFGPNEDLSRYPRTFDADLEVCAAEGVRVVFAPSAGEMYLPDRQVGVSAGQMGTIVEGAFRPGHFDGVLTVVLKLFNLVAPDVAVFGQKDAQQLALIRRMVADLNLPIAIVGAPTVREPDGLALSSRNRYLSEADRGTALSLSAALREGAAHKRPKDILHAAHAVLDAAAGAAPPLALDYCSLVDPATFAAVGDGHQGEAVLVVAGRVGATRLIDNMVLTLAP; from the coding sequence GTGGACGTGATCGTCGCGCATGACCGCTCCGAGCTCCTCGCGGCCCGCGCCGCGCTCGGCATCGGCGCGGACGGCGCCTCGGCGCGGCCGGGAGGTCAGGGCGCCCTCGCCCTGGTGCCGACCATGGGCGCGCTGCACGAGGGGCACCGCGCGCTGATCCGCCTGGCGCGGGAGAGGGCCGAGCACGTCGCGGTGAGCATCTTCGTCAACCCGCTCCAGTTCGGGCCGAACGAGGATCTCTCCCGCTATCCCCGGACGTTCGACGCCGACCTGGAGGTGTGCGCGGCCGAGGGCGTGCGCGTGGTCTTCGCGCCCTCCGCCGGCGAGATGTACCTCCCCGACCGCCAGGTCGGCGTCTCGGCCGGCCAGATGGGCACGATCGTGGAGGGCGCGTTCCGCCCCGGCCACTTCGACGGCGTGCTGACGGTCGTGCTGAAGCTCTTCAACCTGGTCGCGCCGGACGTCGCCGTGTTCGGGCAGAAGGACGCCCAGCAGCTCGCGCTGATCCGCCGCATGGTCGCCGACCTGAACCTGCCGATCGCGATCGTCGGCGCGCCGACCGTGCGCGAGCCCGACGGGCTGGCCCTGTCCAGCCGCAACCGCTACCTGTCCGAGGCCGACCGCGGCACGGCCCTGTCGCTGTCGGCGGCGCTGCGCGAGGGCGCGGCGCACAAGCGCCCCAAGGACATCCTGCACGCGGCGCACGCCGTCCTGGACGCCGCCGCCGGGGCCGCGCCTCCGCTCGCGCTGGACTACTGCAGCCTGGTCGATCCCGCGACGTTCGCCGCCGTCGGCGACGGGCACCAGGGGGAGGCGGTCCTCGTCGTGGCGGGACGGGTCGGCGCCACCCGCCTGATCGACAACATGGTGCTCACCCTGGCCCCGTAA
- a CDS encoding L-aspartate oxidase, with product MSHPPIPRRLTAPAPGWTARADVVVVGSGVAGLTVALRHAELVPGAKVLVVTKDVLSAGSTRWAQGGIAAVLDPADSPEEHLDDTLVAGVGLCDLPAVRTLVTEGPPALRRLMARGARFDRDPAGDLQLTREGGHHRNRIVHAGGDATGAEVQRALVEAVRATGRIEIIEHALVLDLLKDAAGAACGITLHVMGEGARDGVGAVRADAVVLATGGMGQVYAATTNPLVSTGDGVALALRAGAVVRDLEFVQFHPTVLWLGPDATGQQPLVSEAVRGEGAVLLDAAGERFMLGVHELAELAPRDVVAKAIMRRMLETGAEHVHLDARHFGEEMWRTRFPTIYAVCREHGVDPVHEPIPVAPAAHYASGGVLTDPHGRTSVPGLYACGEVACTGVHGANRLASNSLLEGLVFAERIAADLAATRWAPGEPVDDGRPSGLVDPRARARVQGRMSAGAGVLRGAESLSEVARGLLDARWTPVAVEPCMEAWEATNLLTVATALVAAAGAREETRGSHWREDFPERDDARWLGHLDVTLGEEGPTMTYRRHDDGRAASALGEHLEADLALAGLDPEAVAAVVAAALAEDLAEAGDVTTIATVPAGRTAVADVVARADGVVAGLPVAEAVFAAASSGRLSAERHVKDGERVARGDVLMTVTGPARDLLTAERTALNLVTHLSGIATLTHRWVRAVDGAKARVRDTRKTLAGLRALEKYAVRCGGGTNHRMSLSDAALIKDNHVVAAGGVAEAFRAVRQAYPGLPIEVEIDRIDQLEPVLAEGAEEILLDNFTVEDLALAVRLVDGRARLEASGGLTLESAREVAETGVDYLAVGALTHSAPALDLALDLRGA from the coding sequence ATGTCCCACCCGCCCATCCCCCGGCGGCTCACCGCACCCGCGCCCGGCTGGACCGCGCGCGCCGACGTCGTCGTCGTCGGGTCCGGCGTCGCGGGCCTCACCGTGGCCCTGCGCCACGCCGAGCTGGTCCCGGGCGCCAAGGTCCTCGTGGTCACCAAGGACGTGCTCTCCGCCGGATCCACGCGCTGGGCCCAGGGCGGCATCGCCGCCGTGCTCGACCCGGCGGACTCCCCGGAGGAGCACCTCGACGACACGCTCGTCGCCGGCGTCGGCCTGTGCGACCTGCCCGCCGTCCGTACCCTCGTCACCGAGGGGCCGCCCGCGCTGCGGCGGCTCATGGCGCGCGGCGCCCGCTTCGACAGGGACCCCGCCGGCGACCTCCAGCTCACCCGGGAGGGCGGGCACCACCGCAACCGCATCGTCCACGCCGGCGGGGACGCCACCGGCGCCGAGGTCCAGCGCGCCCTGGTCGAGGCCGTGCGCGCCACGGGCCGTATCGAGATCATCGAGCACGCCCTGGTCCTCGACCTGCTCAAGGACGCCGCGGGCGCCGCCTGCGGGATCACCCTGCACGTCATGGGCGAGGGCGCGCGCGACGGCGTGGGCGCGGTCCGCGCGGACGCCGTCGTCCTCGCCACCGGAGGCATGGGCCAGGTCTACGCGGCCACCACCAACCCGCTGGTGTCCACCGGGGACGGCGTGGCGCTCGCCCTGCGCGCCGGCGCGGTCGTGCGCGACCTGGAGTTCGTCCAGTTCCACCCCACGGTGCTCTGGCTCGGCCCCGACGCCACCGGCCAGCAGCCGCTCGTCTCCGAGGCCGTGCGCGGGGAGGGCGCGGTCCTGCTCGACGCCGCCGGCGAGCGCTTCATGCTCGGCGTCCACGAGCTCGCCGAGCTCGCGCCCCGCGACGTCGTCGCCAAGGCGATCATGCGCAGGATGCTGGAGACCGGCGCGGAGCACGTCCACCTCGACGCGCGGCACTTCGGCGAGGAGATGTGGCGCACCCGCTTCCCGACCATCTACGCCGTGTGCCGTGAGCACGGCGTCGACCCCGTCCACGAGCCGATCCCCGTCGCGCCCGCCGCCCACTACGCCAGCGGCGGCGTCCTCACCGACCCGCACGGCCGCACCAGCGTCCCCGGCCTGTACGCCTGCGGCGAGGTCGCCTGCACCGGCGTGCACGGGGCCAACCGCCTCGCCTCCAACTCCCTGCTGGAGGGCCTGGTCTTCGCCGAGCGCATCGCGGCCGACCTCGCCGCCACGCGGTGGGCCCCCGGCGAGCCGGTGGACGACGGCCGCCCCTCCGGGCTCGTCGACCCCCGGGCGCGGGCGCGCGTCCAGGGACGGATGAGCGCGGGCGCGGGCGTCCTGCGCGGCGCGGAGAGCCTGTCGGAGGTCGCCAGGGGCCTGCTGGACGCCCGCTGGACCCCGGTGGCCGTGGAACCCTGCATGGAGGCCTGGGAGGCCACCAACCTGCTCACCGTGGCCACCGCGCTCGTCGCGGCGGCCGGCGCCCGCGAGGAGACCCGCGGCTCCCACTGGCGCGAGGATTTTCCCGAGCGAGACGACGCCCGATGGCTGGGGCACCTGGACGTGACCCTGGGCGAGGAAGGACCGACCATGACCTATCGGCGGCACGACGACGGCCGGGCGGCGAGCGCGCTCGGCGAGCACCTGGAGGCCGACCTCGCGCTGGCGGGCCTCGACCCCGAGGCGGTGGCCGCGGTGGTCGCCGCCGCCCTCGCCGAGGACCTCGCGGAGGCGGGCGACGTCACCACGATCGCCACCGTCCCCGCCGGCAGGACGGCCGTCGCCGACGTCGTGGCCCGCGCCGACGGCGTGGTGGCCGGCCTGCCCGTCGCCGAGGCCGTGTTCGCCGCCGCCTCCTCGGGACGGCTGAGCGCCGAGCGTCACGTGAAGGACGGCGAGCGGGTGGCGCGCGGCGACGTGCTGATGACGGTCACCGGCCCGGCCCGCGACCTGCTGACCGCCGAGCGCACCGCGCTCAACCTGGTCACCCACCTGTCGGGGATCGCCACGCTGACCCACCGCTGGGTGCGGGCCGTGGACGGCGCCAAGGCCCGGGTGCGGGACACCCGCAAGACCCTCGCGGGGCTGCGCGCCCTGGAGAAGTACGCCGTCAGGTGCGGCGGCGGGACCAACCACAGAATGTCCCTTTCGGACGCGGCCTTGATCAAGGACAATCACGTGGTGGCGGCGGGTGGGGTCGCCGAGGCGTTCCGCGCGGTACGGCAGGCGTACCCCGGACTGCCGATCGAGGTGGAGATCGACCGGATCGACCAGCTCGAACCCGTGCTGGCGGAAGGGGCGGAGGAGATCCTGCTGGACAACTTCACCGTCGAGGACCTGGCGCTGGCCGTACGCCTGGTGGACGGCAGGGCGCGCCTGGAGGCCAGCGGCGGTCTCACGCTGGAATCCGCGCGTGAGGTGGCCGAAACCGGTGTTGACTACCTAGCCGTGGGGGCTCTGACCCACTCCGCCCCCGCACTCGACCTCGCTCTGGACCTTCGGGGGGCTTGA
- a CDS encoding type III pantothenate kinase — MLLTIDVGNTHTVLGLFEGEEVIEHWRLATDARRTADEIAVVLQGLLGQSPLLKGADISGIAICSTVPSVLNEMREMCRRYYGDVNAVIVEPGVRTGVPVRMDNPKEVGSDRIVNALAAITLYGGPCVIVDFGTATSFDAVSAKGEYVGSVTAPGIDISVDALAAAGAQLHKVELVRPRSVIAKNTVEALQAGIIYGFAGQVDGIVERMAPELAADPDDVTVVATGSLASPVVDEARSIDVHEPWLTLIGLRLIYNRNTN, encoded by the coding sequence ATGCTGCTCACGATCGACGTCGGCAACACCCACACCGTGCTGGGACTCTTCGAGGGCGAAGAGGTCATCGAGCACTGGCGCCTCGCCACCGACGCGCGGCGCACCGCCGACGAGATCGCGGTCGTCCTGCAGGGGCTGCTCGGCCAGAGCCCCCTGCTCAAGGGCGCCGACATCAGCGGCATCGCCATCTGCTCCACCGTCCCGTCCGTGCTCAACGAGATGCGCGAGATGTGCCGGCGTTATTACGGCGACGTGAACGCCGTCATCGTCGAGCCGGGCGTGCGCACCGGCGTCCCGGTGCGCATGGACAACCCCAAGGAGGTCGGCAGCGACCGCATCGTCAACGCGCTCGCCGCCATCACCCTCTACGGCGGTCCCTGCGTGATCGTCGACTTCGGCACCGCGACGTCCTTCGACGCGGTTTCGGCCAAGGGCGAGTACGTCGGGTCCGTCACCGCCCCGGGGATCGACATCTCCGTGGACGCCCTGGCCGCGGCGGGCGCGCAGCTTCACAAGGTGGAGCTGGTGCGCCCCCGCTCGGTGATCGCCAAGAACACCGTGGAGGCCCTGCAGGCGGGCATCATCTACGGCTTCGCCGGCCAGGTGGACGGCATCGTCGAGCGCATGGCCCCCGAGCTGGCCGCCGACCCCGACGACGTCACGGTCGTGGCCACCGGCTCGCTCGCCTCTCCCGTCGTGGACGAGGCCCGTTCGATCGACGTGCACGAGCCGTGGCTGACGCTCATCGGCCTGCGGCTGATCTACAACCGCAACACCAACTGA
- a CDS encoding LuxR C-terminal-related transcriptional regulator — protein sequence MGLSDDDLLLLAELAKGVTVDRVGRRLDVSGRTVRRRLRGICDRIGVATAIEAVAWAARRRLI from the coding sequence GTGGGATTGAGCGACGATGATCTTCTATTGCTCGCCGAACTGGCCAAGGGCGTCACCGTCGACCGTGTCGGCCGGCGGCTGGACGTCAGCGGCAGGACGGTCCGGCGCCGCCTCCGGGGCATCTGCGACCGCATCGGCGTGGCCACCGCCATCGAGGCCGTGGCCTGGGCGGCGCGGCGGCGGCTGATCTAG
- a CDS encoding C40 family peptidase, translating into MQPRRTPGKSAGRHARPREHTTRARLAGAIPRRLPRRIALIATALTVLTFGSPLVAATAEPKPSLTQLKKQVEDLYNQIESLTEQYNGQKERLKQAQRSADLAKKTLTKSQADLEEKRRRAGLLAQDAYMTGGVGSSLALAMSGDPDGYLDRAATTYALQLQQGEEVAQITKAMQIAERAKAGAKAREAEVKKLVSSLSTQRDKIRGLIAKTESSLFKRALAQAGQPGGRATRIDIPIPGTGKAAEATKWALTQQLRPYVWGAAGPSTFDCSGLVMWAYQKVGISLPHYTGDQWTAGTHVSREDMRPGDLVFFYSDLHHVGIYIGGGMMVHAPRTGDVVRVAPLGNRPFAGAVRIAD; encoded by the coding sequence GTGCAGCCTAGGCGCACGCCTGGAAAGAGTGCGGGCAGGCACGCCCGCCCCCGCGAACACACGACGCGTGCCCGGCTCGCCGGCGCGATCCCCAGGCGGCTGCCACGCCGCATCGCGCTCATCGCCACCGCCCTGACGGTGCTCACCTTCGGCTCCCCGCTCGTGGCGGCGACCGCCGAGCCCAAACCGAGCCTCACCCAGCTCAAGAAGCAGGTCGAGGACCTGTACAACCAGATCGAGTCGCTCACCGAGCAGTACAACGGCCAGAAGGAGCGGCTCAAGCAGGCCCAGCGCTCGGCGGACCTGGCGAAGAAGACGCTCACCAAGAGCCAGGCCGACCTTGAGGAGAAGCGCCGCAGGGCGGGCCTGCTCGCCCAGGACGCCTACATGACCGGCGGGGTGGGCTCCTCCCTGGCCCTGGCCATGTCCGGCGATCCTGACGGCTATCTGGACCGCGCGGCGACCACCTACGCCCTGCAGTTGCAACAGGGCGAGGAGGTCGCGCAGATCACCAAGGCCATGCAGATCGCCGAGCGCGCGAAGGCGGGCGCCAAGGCGCGCGAGGCCGAGGTCAAGAAGCTGGTGTCCAGCCTGTCCACCCAGCGCGACAAGATCCGTGGTCTGATCGCCAAGACCGAGAGCTCGCTGTTCAAGCGCGCCCTCGCGCAGGCCGGCCAGCCGGGCGGCAGGGCCACCCGCATCGACATCCCGATCCCGGGGACCGGCAAGGCCGCCGAGGCCACCAAGTGGGCGCTGACCCAGCAGCTCAGGCCGTACGTCTGGGGCGCCGCCGGCCCGAGCACCTTCGACTGCTCCGGCCTGGTGATGTGGGCCTACCAGAAGGTGGGCATCAGCCTGCCGCACTACACCGGCGACCAGTGGACCGCGGGCACCCACGTCTCGCGTGAGGATATGCGCCCGGGTGACCTGGTCTTCTTCTACAGCGACCTGCACCACGTCGGCATCTACATCGGCGGCGGCATGATGGTGCACGCCCCGCGCACAGGTGACGTGGTGAGGGTCGCCCCGCTCGGCAACCGTCCGTTCGCCGGGGCCGTGCGCATCGCCGACTGA